A single window of Methylobacterium nodulans ORS 2060 DNA harbors:
- a CDS encoding ABC transporter ATP-binding protein has protein sequence MTPPAVELSGVTKSFGATQIIAGVDLRVPAGERHAIIGPNGAGKSTLFNLISGRLVPTSGTIRLEGADITGARPSVINRRGLARSFQVTNIFPRLSVWENVRCAVLRAMGYRPLFWRSVERLPGVASRTAEILDSIRLGHRAAMPAGMLAYAEQRALEIGISIASDARVILLDEPMAGMSHSESEHATALIREVTQGRTLLMVEHDMAVVFGLADRISVLVYGRLIATDTPERIRENRAVQEAYLGVAAA, from the coding sequence ATGACGCCTCCTGCCGTCGAACTCTCCGGCGTGACCAAGTCCTTCGGGGCGACGCAGATCATCGCGGGCGTGGATCTCCGGGTGCCGGCCGGCGAGCGCCACGCCATCATCGGCCCGAACGGGGCCGGAAAGTCGACCCTGTTCAACCTCATCAGCGGGCGCCTCGTGCCGACATCCGGGACGATCCGCCTGGAGGGGGCCGACATCACCGGGGCGCGCCCCTCCGTGATCAACCGCCGGGGCCTCGCCCGCAGCTTCCAGGTCACCAACATCTTCCCCCGGCTCTCGGTCTGGGAGAACGTGCGCTGCGCGGTGCTGCGGGCCATGGGCTACCGGCCCCTGTTCTGGCGCAGCGTCGAGCGCCTGCCCGGCGTCGCGTCGCGCACGGCCGAGATCCTCGACAGCATCCGCCTCGGCCACCGTGCCGCGATGCCGGCCGGCATGCTGGCCTATGCGGAGCAGCGGGCCCTGGAGATCGGCATCAGCATCGCGAGCGACGCCCGCGTCATCCTGCTCGACGAGCCCATGGCCGGGATGAGCCACAGCGAGAGCGAGCACGCCACCGCGCTCATCCGCGAGGTGACGCAGGGGCGCACGCTGCTGATGGTGGAGCACGACATGGCCGTGGTGTTCGGGCTCGCCGACCGCATCTCGGTGCTCGTCTACGGCCGGCTGATCGCCACCGACACGCCCGAGCGCATCCGGGAGAACCGCGCCGTGCAGGAAGCCTACCTGGGAGTCGCGGCCGCATGA
- a CDS encoding ABC transporter ATP-binding protein: MSAAPALPQAAPALLEVEDLHAYYGKSHILQGVSFHVGAGEIVAILGRNGVGRSTTLKAIMGDVAPRGTVRFKGRPIAGLKPHLVARRGLGYVPEERAIFPGLTVRQNLALGEKAGAGARWTTADIFRLFPRLEERIDTPGGVLSGGEQQMLTICRTLMGNPDLIMIDEPTEGLSPQMVARVGDLIAEIAARGVAVLLVEQKLTIALKLSQRLYVMGHGRMVFEGTPAGLLENEAVRREWLEV; encoded by the coding sequence ATGAGCGCCGCCCCCGCGCTGCCGCAGGCCGCCCCGGCCCTCCTGGAGGTCGAGGACCTGCACGCCTATTACGGCAAGAGCCACATCCTGCAGGGCGTAAGCTTTCACGTCGGGGCGGGCGAGATCGTCGCGATCCTCGGCCGCAACGGCGTCGGCCGCTCGACGACGCTCAAGGCGATCATGGGCGACGTGGCGCCCCGCGGCACGGTCCGGTTCAAGGGCCGGCCGATCGCCGGGCTCAAGCCTCACCTCGTCGCCCGCCGCGGCCTCGGCTACGTGCCCGAGGAGCGCGCGATCTTCCCCGGGCTCACCGTGCGCCAGAACCTCGCCCTCGGCGAGAAGGCCGGCGCGGGCGCGCGCTGGACCACCGCCGACATCTTCCGGCTGTTCCCGCGGCTCGAGGAGCGCATCGACACGCCGGGCGGGGTGCTGTCCGGCGGCGAGCAGCAGATGCTCACCATCTGCCGCACGCTGATGGGCAACCCGGATCTCATCATGATCGACGAGCCGACCGAGGGGCTCTCGCCCCAGATGGTGGCCCGGGTCGGCGATCTCATCGCCGAGATCGCGGCCCGCGGCGTCGCCGTGCTCCTGGTCGAGCAGAAGCTGACGATCGCCCTCAAGCTATCGCAGCGCCTCTACGTGATGGGCCACGGCCGCATGGTCTTCGAGGGCACCCCCGCCGGCCTGCTGGAGAACGAGGCGGTCCGGCGGGAATGGCTCGAAGTGTGA
- the otsB gene encoding trehalose-phosphatase: MTDTALALFLDFDGTLVDIAPRPDQVVVPAELPAALATLRGRLGGALAIVTGRPIATIDGFLAPERFDVGGLHGVEMRRGDRVAGCEPSAHPTLRAGVARLQDQTAPLEAVLIEDKGCSVAVHWRLATPTDARKAQDAVERLAADLGSAYRLQLGKAVGEILPATATKGHAIRAFQEDAPYAGRRAVFFGDDLTDEKAFATVNADGGVSVRIGGGETIAQHRLAQPEDVRDLILRWAGGAPVDPEALPRA; this comes from the coding sequence GTGACCGATACCGCCCTTGCACTGTTCCTGGACTTCGACGGCACGCTCGTCGACATCGCCCCGCGGCCCGATCAGGTGGTCGTGCCCGCGGAGCTTCCCGCGGCGCTCGCGACGCTGCGCGGCAGGCTCGGCGGCGCGCTCGCCATCGTCACCGGCCGCCCGATCGCCACGATCGACGGCTTTCTCGCGCCCGAGCGCTTCGATGTCGGCGGCCTGCACGGCGTCGAGATGCGGCGCGGCGACCGGGTGGCGGGCTGCGAGCCCTCCGCCCATCCGACGCTCCGTGCGGGTGTCGCGCGGCTGCAGGACCAGACCGCCCCGCTCGAGGCGGTGCTGATCGAGGACAAGGGCTGCTCGGTGGCGGTGCATTGGCGCCTCGCGACCCCGACCGACGCCCGCAAGGCGCAGGACGCGGTCGAGCGCCTCGCGGCGGATCTCGGCTCCGCCTACCGGCTGCAGCTCGGCAAGGCCGTGGGCGAGATCCTGCCCGCGACGGCCACCAAGGGCCATGCGATCCGGGCCTTCCAGGAAGATGCGCCCTATGCGGGCCGCCGCGCCGTCTTCTTCGGCGACGACCTCACCGACGAGAAGGCCTTCGCGACCGTCAACGCGGATGGGGGCGTGAGCGTGCGCATCGGCGGGGGCGAGACGATCGCGCAGCACCGCCTCGCCCAGCCGGAGGATGTGCGCGACCTCATCCTGCGCTGGGCCGGGGGTGCGCCGGTCGATCCCGAGGCGCTGCCGAGGGCGTGA
- a CDS encoding branched-chain amino acid ABC transporter permease yields MLELVIVSTLNGVLYGMLLFLMASGLTLIFSMMGVLNFAHASFYMLGAFFGYQISRFAGFWVGLVVAPVLVGGLGALVERYGLRNVHRHGHVPELLFTFGLAYVIEEVVQMIWGKLPLDYRVPALLDFPAFTIFDTNYPAYKLFMLLVSVVIFAGLLLVLTRTRVGLIIQAALTHPNMVAMLGHDVAKVFMLVFGIGTGLAAVAGVIAGPALVTQSNMAGLLGPILFVVVVVGGLGSLTGAFVASLLIGLIQTFAISLDVSIASLFEAFGIAAAPSGGVLGDLWTVTIAQIGPVIPYLLLVIVLIFRPTGLLGSREA; encoded by the coding sequence TTGCTCGAACTCGTGATCGTCTCGACGTTGAATGGCGTGCTCTACGGCATGCTGCTCTTTCTCATGGCGAGCGGGCTGACGCTCATCTTCAGCATGATGGGCGTGCTCAACTTCGCGCATGCCAGCTTCTACATGCTCGGCGCCTTCTTCGGCTATCAGATCAGCCGCTTCGCCGGCTTCTGGGTCGGGCTCGTCGTCGCGCCGGTCCTGGTCGGCGGTCTCGGCGCGCTCGTCGAGCGCTACGGGTTGCGCAACGTCCACCGCCACGGCCACGTCCCGGAACTCCTCTTCACCTTCGGCCTCGCCTACGTGATCGAGGAAGTGGTGCAGATGATCTGGGGCAAGCTGCCGCTCGACTATCGGGTGCCGGCGCTCCTCGACTTCCCGGCCTTCACGATCTTCGACACCAACTACCCGGCCTATAAGCTGTTCATGCTGCTCGTCTCGGTGGTGATCTTTGCCGGCCTGCTGCTCGTGCTGACCCGCACGCGGGTCGGGCTGATCATTCAGGCGGCGCTGACCCATCCCAACATGGTGGCGATGCTCGGCCACGACGTCGCGAAGGTGTTCATGCTCGTCTTCGGCATCGGCACCGGGCTCGCCGCGGTGGCGGGCGTCATCGCCGGGCCCGCCCTGGTGACGCAGTCCAACATGGCGGGCCTGCTGGGGCCGATCCTGTTCGTGGTCGTGGTCGTGGGCGGGCTCGGCTCGCTGACGGGCGCTTTCGTCGCCTCGCTGCTGATCGGCCTGATCCAGACCTTCGCGATCTCGCTCGACGTCTCGATCGCCAGCCTGTTCGAGGCTTTCGGCATCGCCGCCGCGCCCTCCGGCGGGGTGCTCGGCGACCTCTGGACCGTCACGATCGCGCAGATCGGGCCGGTCATTCCCTATCTCCTGCTCGTGATCGTGCTGATCTTTCGGCCGACCGGGCTGCTCGGGAGCCGCGAAGCATGA
- a CDS encoding DUF5615 family PIN-like protein, producing the protein MAPLGPAPRWLCDEMLARLARLLRAAGHDTALAASGMPDRAILETAEREERLLLTRDRRLAAAAGARALLIPENDPEEQARHLARHCGIDWNLARFTRCLMDNALLREAPPEEIAALPLSTRAGPGPFRACPVCGRIYWPGSHVRRMLDRLDRLAAAAGTPDPGGRS; encoded by the coding sequence ATGGCGCCCCTCGGCCCGGCGCCGCGCTGGCTCTGCGACGAGATGCTGGCGCGGCTCGCGCGCCTGCTGCGCGCGGCCGGCCACGACACCGCGCTCGCCGCATCCGGCATGCCGGATCGCGCGATCCTGGAGACGGCCGAACGGGAGGAGCGCCTGCTGCTCACCCGGGACCGGCGGCTTGCCGCCGCGGCCGGAGCCCGGGCCCTGCTGATCCCCGAGAACGATCCGGAGGAACAGGCGCGGCATCTCGCGCGCCATTGCGGCATCGACTGGAACCTCGCCCGGTTCACGCGCTGCCTGATGGACAATGCGCTTCTGCGGGAGGCGCCGCCCGAGGAGATCGCGGCCCTGCCCCTCTCCACCCGGGCGGGGCCCGGCCCGTTCCGGGCCTGCCCGGTTTGCGGGCGGATCTACTGGCCGGGCAGCCACGTCCGCCGGATGCTGGACCGCCTCGACCGGCTGGCCGCCGCTGCCGGCACGCCGGACCCGGGCGGGAGGTCGTAG
- a CDS encoding FKBP-type peptidyl-prolyl cis-trans isomerase yields MRLSPFLRAGALLIAMTAAASSADFTTTPSGLKYKDDVVGTGPAPAAGQTVSVHYTGWLDEKGRKGKKFDSSVDRGQPLNFAVGTGQVIKGWDEGLSTMKVGGKRTLVIPPDLGYGARGAGGVIPPNATLIFDVELLGVR; encoded by the coding sequence ATGCGCCTCTCCCCCTTCCTTCGTGCCGGAGCCCTGCTGATTGCCATGACCGCCGCTGCTTCCTCCGCCGACTTCACCACCACCCCCTCGGGCCTCAAGTACAAGGACGATGTCGTCGGCACCGGCCCGGCGCCGGCGGCCGGCCAGACCGTCAGCGTCCATTACACCGGCTGGCTCGATGAGAAGGGCCGCAAGGGCAAGAAGTTCGACAGCTCGGTCGATCGCGGCCAGCCGCTCAACTTCGCGGTCGGCACCGGCCAGGTGATCAAGGGCTGGGACGAGGGTCTCTCGACCATGAAGGTCGGCGGCAAGCGCACGCTGGTGATCCCGCCGGATCTCGGCTACGGCGCGCGGGGCGCCGGCGGGGTCATCCCGCCGAACGCCACGCTGATCTTCGACGTGGAACTGCTCGGCGTGCGCTGA
- a CDS encoding branched-chain amino acid ABC transporter permease — protein MTDLAEGASAGSDWASSRPVRAVQPRSGSRLGAVAPWLAASAILVAAPHVFTSGASLTMMSLMGIMVVFALSYNMLLGQTGLLSFGHAVYYGLGAFFTVHAMNVVAAARLPVPLVAMPLVGAVAGLAFGFLFGTVSTRRAGTVFAMISLGLAELVTSGSHILHSFFGGEEGVTTNRTKMLRLFDLSFGPQIQVYYLIAGWCLVCALLMYGITRTPLGRLCNAVRENPERVEFIGYEPQLVRLVAFCLSALFAGVAGALAAINFEIVNSSYLGLQQSGVVLLAAFIGGIGHFVGPVIGAVLVTILQVSLSDLTEVWQLYFGLLFIAIVMFAPGGIAGLALMHGPLIRRGTAHRLVPAYALALAPTLVMLAGLVALIEMSFRALVKAGEGTSMTLFGFGLDVATPLPWIVAAAAFLGGLLAVRAAWPRVTAAWHAASLAAREG, from the coding sequence ATGACGGATCTCGCCGAAGGCGCCTCCGCCGGCAGCGACTGGGCTAGCAGCCGCCCGGTGCGCGCCGTGCAGCCGCGCAGCGGCAGCCGGCTCGGGGCGGTGGCACCCTGGCTCGCCGCTTCCGCCATCCTGGTCGCCGCGCCGCACGTCTTCACGAGCGGCGCCTCGCTCACGATGATGAGCCTCATGGGCATCATGGTCGTGTTCGCCCTGTCCTACAACATGCTGCTCGGGCAGACCGGGCTCCTGTCCTTCGGGCATGCGGTCTATTACGGGCTCGGAGCCTTCTTCACCGTCCATGCCATGAACGTGGTGGCGGCCGCGCGGCTGCCCGTGCCGCTCGTCGCGATGCCCCTCGTCGGCGCCGTCGCGGGCCTCGCCTTCGGCTTCCTGTTCGGCACGGTTTCCACGCGGCGCGCCGGGACCGTCTTCGCCATGATCTCGCTCGGGCTTGCCGAACTCGTCACCTCCGGCTCGCACATCCTGCACAGCTTCTTCGGCGGCGAGGAGGGCGTCACCACCAACCGCACCAAGATGCTGCGCCTGTTCGATCTCAGTTTCGGGCCGCAGATCCAGGTCTATTACCTGATCGCGGGGTGGTGCCTCGTCTGCGCGCTCTTGATGTACGGCATCACCCGGACGCCGCTCGGGCGGCTGTGCAACGCCGTGCGCGAGAACCCCGAGCGGGTCGAGTTCATCGGCTACGAGCCGCAGCTGGTGCGTCTCGTCGCCTTCTGCCTCTCGGCCCTGTTCGCGGGCGTCGCCGGCGCCCTGGCGGCGATCAATTTCGAGATCGTCAATTCCTCCTATCTCGGGCTGCAGCAATCGGGCGTGGTGCTGCTCGCCGCCTTCATCGGCGGCATCGGGCATTTCGTCGGGCCGGTGATCGGCGCGGTGCTGGTCACCATCCTGCAGGTCTCGCTCAGCGACCTCACCGAGGTCTGGCAGCTCTATTTCGGGCTCCTGTTCATCGCGATCGTGATGTTCGCGCCGGGCGGCATCGCCGGCCTCGCGCTGATGCACGGGCCACTGATCCGCCGCGGCACGGCCCACCGCCTCGTCCCGGCCTATGCCCTCGCGCTCGCGCCGACGCTCGTCATGCTGGCGGGCCTCGTCGCGCTCATCGAGATGAGCTTCCGGGCCCTGGTGAAGGCCGGGGAGGGGACCTCCATGACCCTGTTCGGCTTCGGCCTCGACGTCGCGACGCCGCTGCCCTGGATCGTGGCGGCTGCAGCCTTCCTCGGCGGCCTGCTCGCCGTCCGGGCGGCGTGGCCGCGCGTCACCGCGGCCTGGCATGCGGCCTCCCTCGCCGCCCGGGAGGGCTGA
- a CDS encoding branched-chain amino acid ABC transporter substrate-binding protein has protein sequence MRTIARTTAAGLLALAAGTALAAPATLRIAFIDPLSGGGASTGESGLKTFQYMAEQNNAKNPDLKLEVTGYDNKLNSQESLVQLQKAIDSGARIVVQGNGSSVAAAIIDFVSKYNDRNPGKEVIYLNYAAVDPALTNAKCSYWHFRFDANSDIKMAALTSFIKGKPEIKKVYLINQDYSFGQAVRAAARAMLKEKRPDIQIVGDEVAPLQKVNDFSPYIAKIKASGADTVITGNWAQDMALLLKAAGDAGLQANFYTYYGGGTGGPTAIKQANLGDRVFQVAEGFANIPYPPGQDFERAFRARTGQELTYPRVVNLMNVLVKAADAAKSTDPKAIAKAMESIHNDTLYGQDSFMRPDDHQLFQTLYISQLGPVDTSKQFDSENTGWGWKAAGEVSAKDTLLPTTCKMDRPS, from the coding sequence TTGAGAACGATCGCGCGCACCACCGCGGCCGGGCTTCTGGCGCTGGCGGCGGGCACGGCGCTGGCCGCACCCGCGACCCTCAGGATCGCCTTCATCGATCCATTGTCCGGCGGCGGCGCCAGCACCGGCGAGTCCGGCCTCAAGACCTTCCAGTACATGGCGGAGCAGAACAACGCCAAGAACCCCGACCTCAAGCTGGAGGTCACCGGCTACGACAACAAGCTCAACTCGCAGGAGAGCCTCGTCCAGCTCCAGAAGGCGATCGATTCGGGCGCCCGTATCGTCGTGCAGGGCAACGGTTCGAGCGTCGCGGCCGCGATCATCGATTTCGTGAGCAAGTACAACGACCGCAATCCGGGCAAGGAGGTCATCTATCTCAACTACGCGGCGGTCGATCCGGCGCTGACGAACGCCAAGTGCAGCTACTGGCACTTCCGCTTCGACGCCAATTCCGATATCAAGATGGCCGCGCTGACCAGCTTCATCAAAGGTAAGCCCGAGATCAAGAAGGTCTATCTCATCAACCAGGACTACTCGTTCGGGCAGGCGGTCCGCGCAGCGGCGCGTGCGATGCTGAAGGAGAAGCGCCCGGACATCCAGATCGTCGGCGACGAGGTCGCACCGCTGCAGAAGGTCAACGACTTCTCGCCCTATATCGCCAAGATCAAGGCATCCGGCGCCGACACGGTCATCACCGGGAACTGGGCGCAGGACATGGCGCTGCTGCTCAAGGCGGCGGGCGATGCCGGGTTGCAGGCGAATTTCTATACCTATTACGGCGGCGGCACCGGCGGCCCGACCGCGATCAAGCAGGCCAACCTCGGCGACCGCGTCTTCCAGGTGGCCGAAGGCTTCGCGAACATTCCCTATCCGCCCGGTCAGGACTTCGAGAGGGCGTTCCGCGCCAGGACGGGCCAGGAACTCACCTATCCGCGCGTCGTGAACCTGATGAACGTGCTGGTGAAGGCGGCCGATGCAGCGAAGTCGACGGATCCGAAGGCCATCGCCAAGGCCATGGAATCGATCCACAACGACACGCTCTACGGCCAGGACAGCTTCATGCGGCCGGACGACCATCAGCTGTTCCAGACCCTGTACATCTCGCAACTGGGTCCGGTGGATACGTCGAAGCAGTTCGACAGCGAGAATACCGGCTGGGGCTGGAAGGCCGCGGGCGAAGTCAGCGCCAAGGACACGCTTCTGCCGACCACCTGCAAGATGGACCGGCCGAGCTGA
- a CDS encoding IclR family transcriptional regulator — MSEAFATTRDPQRSRAAAWRDPALLDGEDGDRQFVTALARGLQVLRAFKDATEMLGNREIAERTGLPKPTVSRLTHTLLTLGYLVHGEDGERYGLGPAVLALSAAFLRQNSFPQMAKPYLQDLATAVQAHVALGLRDGLHSVYIQLWRGLGQTITLSREVGFHLPLARSAMGMATLAGMDEEQRAPLVERLRAESGADWPRLEATMARCAAEVADHGFCVGIGIWHPEINAVAAPVHSPGTRGLFAINVSGPAFLMTEAVLRRETGPKLLETIDRMRVLGIVDEIPRRGGG, encoded by the coding sequence ATGTCAGAGGCTTTCGCGACGACCCGCGACCCGCAGCGCAGCCGCGCGGCGGCCTGGCGCGATCCCGCGCTCCTCGACGGCGAGGATGGCGACCGCCAGTTCGTCACCGCGCTCGCCCGCGGGCTCCAGGTGCTGCGCGCCTTCAAGGACGCAACCGAGATGCTCGGCAACCGGGAGATCGCCGAGCGTACCGGGCTGCCCAAGCCGACCGTGTCGCGCCTCACGCACACGCTGCTCACCCTGGGCTACCTGGTGCACGGGGAGGACGGCGAGCGCTACGGTCTTGGCCCCGCGGTGCTGGCGCTGTCGGCGGCCTTCCTTCGCCAGAACTCGTTTCCGCAGATGGCCAAGCCCTACCTGCAGGATCTCGCCACCGCGGTTCAGGCGCATGTGGCGCTCGGCCTCCGCGATGGGCTCCACAGCGTCTACATCCAGCTCTGGCGGGGCCTCGGCCAGACCATCACCCTGTCGCGGGAGGTCGGCTTTCACCTGCCGCTTGCCCGCAGTGCCATGGGCATGGCAACGCTCGCCGGCATGGACGAGGAGCAGCGCGCGCCCCTGGTCGAGCGGCTGCGCGCGGAGAGCGGTGCGGATTGGCCTCGCCTGGAGGCGACGATGGCGCGCTGCGCCGCCGAGGTGGCGGATCACGGCTTCTGCGTCGGCATCGGGATCTGGCATCCGGAGATCAACGCGGTGGCGGCCCCGGTGCACAGTCCCGGCACCCGGGGCCTGTTCGCCATCAACGTGAGCGGCCCGGCCTTCCTGATGACCGAGGCGGTGCTGCGGCGCGAGACCGGGCCGAAGCTCCTGGAGACGATCGACCGGATGCGCGTGCTCGGGATCGTCGACGAGATCCCGCGCCGAGGGGGCGGATGA
- a CDS encoding DUF882 domain-containing protein, translating to MAAAVARQDAGAETIVRALLRTGCRTAATLREFRSRSADVPRLRPSLRRAGLAAAAVAAALVGGTRGTQDAAANGDTRTLSIIHEHTKESATVTFKRDGRYDRAALEQLNWLLRDWRIDEPTKMDPRLFDVVWEAHRASGSRDAVHIVSAYRSPQTNAALRRRSRAVAEHSQHMLGKAMDFFLTDVSVDQIREIGMRMQRGGVGWYPHAYNPFVHLDVGSVRAWPRMSYDQLARLFPDGRTVHLPRDGRPLPGYEVAKAEILARGGSVLGYGQAVAALDEEDSPSVVGQFFSMLFGGGSKPAPAPAPAPQAPPRVRPVALASAAPDDAGTRGALAYAAQPDPRAALLRDASPPPAAPGPAAAGPAEPPAPSEAAAPLPPRRPAEFAALAEALAAAPLPPARPAAVQIASADPAALGPLLPPRSSRSPVAEAAAGDAKAQLRALFVAAADPAAPQGSAVQLTQARTASRGTPPAGLVAAPAGDVALRFQPRGPEAVDAGRFSGSAVKPGSR from the coding sequence ATGGCGGCCGCCGTCGCGCGGCAGGATGCGGGAGCGGAGACGATCGTGCGAGCGCTGCTGCGGACCGGCTGCCGGACGGCAGCGACCCTTCGCGAGTTCCGGTCCCGCAGCGCGGATGTCCCTCGTCTCCGACCCTCCCTGCGCCGGGCCGGGCTCGCCGCCGCGGCGGTGGCGGCGGCGCTGGTCGGCGGGACCCGCGGCACCCAGGACGCAGCCGCCAACGGCGACACCCGGACGCTCTCGATCATCCACGAGCACACCAAGGAGAGTGCGACCGTCACCTTCAAGCGGGATGGGCGCTACGACCGGGCGGCGCTGGAACAGCTCAACTGGCTCCTGCGCGACTGGCGCATCGACGAGCCGACCAAGATGGATCCGCGCCTCTTCGACGTGGTCTGGGAGGCGCATCGGGCCAGCGGGTCTCGGGACGCGGTCCATATCGTCTCGGCCTACCGGTCGCCGCAGACGAACGCGGCCCTGCGCCGCCGCTCCCGCGCGGTCGCCGAGCACAGCCAGCACATGCTCGGCAAGGCGATGGATTTCTTCCTGACCGACGTCTCGGTGGACCAGATCCGCGAGATCGGCATGCGGATGCAGCGCGGCGGGGTCGGCTGGTACCCGCACGCCTACAATCCCTTCGTGCATCTCGATGTCGGCTCCGTGCGTGCCTGGCCACGCATGTCCTACGACCAGCTGGCCCGGCTGTTTCCGGACGGGCGCACGGTCCACCTGCCGCGGGACGGCCGCCCGCTCCCGGGCTACGAGGTGGCGAAGGCCGAGATCCTCGCCCGCGGCGGCTCGGTGCTGGGCTACGGCCAAGCCGTCGCGGCCCTCGACGAGGAGGACAGCCCGAGCGTCGTCGGCCAGTTCTTCAGCATGCTGTTCGGCGGCGGGTCGAAACCTGCCCCGGCTCCGGCTCCGGCTCCGCAGGCGCCCCCGCGCGTGCGGCCCGTGGCCCTCGCGAGCGCGGCACCGGACGATGCGGGCACCCGCGGCGCCCTCGCCTATGCGGCGCAGCCGGATCCGCGCGCCGCGTTGCTCCGCGACGCAAGCCCTCCGCCGGCCGCACCGGGCCCCGCCGCGGCGGGCCCGGCCGAACCGCCCGCCCCGTCCGAGGCGGCCGCGCCGCTGCCGCCGCGCCGTCCGGCCGAGTTCGCCGCCCTGGCCGAGGCGCTCGCCGCCGCGCCGCTGCCGCCCGCGCGGCCGGCCGCCGTCCAGATCGCGTCGGCGGACCCGGCGGCGCTCGGGCCGCTGCTGCCTCCGCGCTCATCCCGCTCGCCCGTCGCCGAGGCCGCGGCAGGCGACGCGAAGGCCCAGCTTCGCGCGTTGTTCGTCGCCGCGGCGGACCCGGCCGCGCCACAGGGAAGCGCCGTCCAGCTCACCCAGGCCCGCACGGCCTCCCGCGGGACGCCGCCGGCGGGTCTCGTCGCCGCACCGGCCGGGGACGTCGCCCTGCGGTTCCAGCCGCGCGGGCCGGAGGCCGTCGATGCCGGCCGGTTCTCGGGCTCTGCCGTCAAGCCAGGATCGCGCTGA
- a CDS encoding amidase, translating to MTEIRHLDGAALLRRYRERSLSPREVVADVLSRTAAQEPAVNAFILADGEAALAAAAASEARWAAGAPCGPLDGLPVTIKDNIAWAGHPMRRGSRVSPETPLSENAPAVDRLLEAGAIPVGKTTMPEFGWKGLGDSTLTGITRNPWDLSRTTGGSSAGAAAAAALDLGLAHLGTDGAGSIRIPAAFCGVFGLKPSYGRVPAYPPSPFGPVAHLGPLARRVGDAALMMRAIARPDARDMAAWLSEPPDYSAGLETGLRGLRVAWSPRLGFARQVDPEVAALTAKAAAAFADLGAIVEEADPGFADPVETLNGIWLVGAWSVLRALPEDRRPEVEPALRAAAERGSRIAAPDFLAALNARAAVYTAMARFHARYDLLLTPSTAVAAFAAGHLTPPDGSYGEDWLAWTPFSYPFNLTGQPAASVPCGLTRAGLPVGLQIVGPMGEDARVLAAARAFEAARPWPVLDAPRQPT from the coding sequence ATGACGGAGATCCGGCACCTCGACGGAGCGGCGCTGCTCAGGCGCTACCGCGAACGCTCCCTGTCGCCGCGCGAGGTGGTGGCGGACGTGCTGTCCCGAACCGCGGCGCAGGAGCCGGCGGTGAACGCCTTCATCCTGGCCGACGGGGAGGCGGCGCTCGCAGCGGCCGCGGCCTCCGAGGCACGCTGGGCGGCCGGCGCCCCCTGCGGCCCCCTCGACGGGCTGCCCGTGACCATCAAGGACAACATCGCCTGGGCGGGGCATCCGATGCGGCGCGGCTCGCGGGTGAGCCCGGAGACGCCGCTGTCCGAGAACGCCCCCGCGGTCGACCGGCTGCTGGAGGCGGGGGCGATCCCGGTCGGCAAGACGACGATGCCGGAATTCGGCTGGAAGGGCCTCGGCGATTCGACGCTCACCGGCATCACCCGCAATCCCTGGGACCTCTCGCGCACCACCGGCGGCTCCTCCGCGGGGGCCGCCGCCGCGGCGGCGCTCGATCTCGGCCTCGCGCATCTCGGCACGGACGGGGCGGGCTCGATCCGCATCCCGGCCGCCTTCTGCGGCGTGTTCGGCCTCAAGCCGAGCTACGGGCGCGTGCCGGCCTATCCACCCTCCCCGTTCGGGCCGGTGGCGCATCTCGGGCCGCTGGCCCGGCGTGTCGGGGACGCGGCGCTGATGATGCGGGCGATCGCACGGCCGGATGCGCGGGACATGGCGGCCTGGCTCAGCGAGCCGCCGGACTACTCGGCGGGCTTGGAGACGGGCTTGCGCGGCCTTCGCGTCGCCTGGAGCCCGCGGCTCGGCTTTGCCCGGCAGGTCGATCCGGAGGTGGCGGCGCTGACGGCGAAGGCGGCCGCCGCCTTTGCGGATCTCGGCGCGATCGTGGAGGAGGCGGATCCGGGTTTCGCCGATCCGGTCGAGACCCTCAACGGCATCTGGCTCGTCGGCGCCTGGAGCGTGCTGCGCGCCCTTCCGGAGGACCGGCGTCCCGAGGTGGAGCCCGCCCTGCGGGCAGCGGCCGAGCGGGGCAGCCGCATCGCGGCGCCGGATTTCCTCGCCGCGCTCAACGCGCGCGCCGCGGTCTACACCGCGATGGCGCGATTCCACGCGCGCTACGACCTCCTCCTGACGCCGTCCACCGCCGTGGCGGCCTTCGCGGCCGGCCATCTCACGCCTCCGGACGGCTCCTACGGCGAGGATTGGCTCGCCTGGACCCCGTTCTCGTACCCGTTCAACCTCACCGGGCAACCGGCGGCGAGCGTGCCTTGCGGCCTGACGCGAGCCGGGCTCCCGGTCGGCCTCCAGATCGTCGGGCCGATGGGCGAGGACGCGCGGGTGCTCGCGGCCGCCCGGGCCTTCGAGGCGGCGCGGCCCTGGCCGGTGCTGGACGCGCCCCGGCAGCCCACCTGA